Genomic segment of Deltaproteobacteria bacterium:
GCGTAGCGCTTGTCCGCCGTTGTCTGGCGGACTTGTCACGCCGTAGCCGTAGCGAAGGCGGAAGACCGGGCAAAGTCAGGTGTTTTTCAAAGGTCTCAGGGGGAAGGAAGGATTCTGGAATGCCATATATCGCCGATTTTCACATCCATTCCCACTATTCCCGGGCCACGGCCCGAAACCTGGTCCCCAGGGAAATCGCCTTTTGGGCCAGGAGAAAAGGGATCACTGTTGTTGGGACCGGGGATATGACTCACTCCGCCTGGTTGGTGGAGCTTCGCCGGGATCTGGAGGAAGCGGAGCAGGGCCTTTACCGTCTAAAACCCGACCTGGAGGAAGAGGTGCAAAGATCCCTTCCCGCTGCCTGCAGGGGGCCCGTTCGTTTTTTACTTTCCGGGGAAATAAGTTGCATATACAAGCGCGGGGGCAGGATACGGAAGGTCCACAACCTGGTTCTTCTCCCTGATTTTGATGCCGCCGCGCGTCTGAATGGTCGGCTGTCCAGGATCGGAAACCTCAACTCGGACGGACGGCCCATTTTGGGGATCGATTCCAGGGACCTGCTCGAGATCGTCCTCGAGGTTGATGACCGGGCCTTTTTCATCCCGGCCCACATATGGACCCCCTGGTTCAGCCTTTTCGGAAGCAAATCCGGTTTCGATGCAGTGGAGGAGTGCTTTGACGACCTCACACCCCACATTCACGCTCTGGAGACCGGGCTCTCCTCTGATCCTCCCATGAATCGGCTTCTATCCACCCTGGACGGGTACCTCCTGGTTTCCAACAGCGACGCCCACTCTCCGTCCAAGTTGGGCCGCGAGGCCAATCTTTTCGATACCCCTTTGGGATATGATTCAATGCTGGAGGCCATGGTCACCCGTGAGGGTTTCTTGGGGACCGTGGAGTTCTTTCCAGAAGAGGGCAAGTACCATTACGACGGCCACCGGAAATGCGGAATCTCTTTCCATCCGCGGGAAACCCGTTCCTGGAACGGTCTCTGTCCTGAATGCGGGAAACCCGTGACATTGGGAGTTCTCCACCGAATCGATGAATTGGCGGACAGAACATCCCCCCGACTCACCGAGCCCTTTTACAGCCTGATCCCGCTCCCGGAGATCCTTTCGGAGATCCTCGGTGCGGGTCCGGCCACCAAAAAGGTCCTGGGAGCCTACGAAGATCTTCTTGCCGCGTTGGGACCTGAACTTGCGATTCTCATGGACAGATCCTTGTCCGACATCGAGAGGGCCGGGGGCGCGCTGCTCGCGGAGGCCGTCGGCCGGATGAGAGAGAACCGGGTGATCCGGCAGGAGGGTTTCGATGGACAGTACGGCACCATCCGCCTTTTCCGGGAAAGGGAGATCGAGGAGTGGAGAGGCCAATTGGCGCTCTTTGCCGTCCCGGAGGTCCATTCCCCGAAAAAAGAACGGGCGCCACAGCCTCCGAAAGATCACAGGCCCGTTACCCTGGAGGATCCCGCCTCGGAAAGGGCTCGATCCCATTCCGATCCCCTTCTGGGGCCCCTCAACCCCGCCCAGCGGGAAGCCGTGACCCACAGGGGGAGCCATCTTCTCATCGTGGCCGGGCCGGGCACGGGGAAAACCATGACCCTCACCCACCGGATCGCTTACCTTATTCGGGAGGGAGTGGCAAGGCCCGAGCAGGTCCTTGCCCTGACCTTCACCAACAAGGCGGCCAGGGAAATGGGGGAAAGGATCGAGTCCCTGCTCCCTGAAGCCTCCTCACGGGGTGTTTTCATCGCCACCTTCCATCGCTTCTGCCTGGAAGTATTGCGGGCGGAAGGAGGACGAACCGGTCTCCCGGAAGACTTCAGCCTTTGCCCGGAACGGGATACCCTCGGCCTGGTTCGAGAAGTGGTTTCTTCGTTGGGCAAGGGAAGCCGCGCAGCCCGATCCCTGCTGAAGGCCTTGCCCGGCCTGAAACGGGCCACCCTCTCCGACCCCCCGCACGACATCCCCATGGAGCTTGCCGTACCTTTTCGCCGCTACCAGGAAAGACTGAGAAAACTGGGCATGCTTGATCTTGACGACCTGGAAATCGAGACCCTGCGGCTTTTCCACCGGTGCCCGGAGGTCGCGGAAACCTACGCCCGGCGGTTTCCTTGGATCTTCGTGGACGAATATCAGGATACCAATCCCACCCAGGTTGAAATCCTGAAGACCTTGATCGGGACCTGTGCGTATCTGAGGGAAAGGGAATCGGAAACAAGTGAGAGAGTGCCGAGTCTTTGTGCGATCGGCGATCCGGACCAGGCCATCTATGGCTTTCGGGGCGCCGATGTGCGGAATTTTCACGCCTTTGAAAAGGATTTTGGCGGCGCCCGGAAGGTGATCCTTCCCGAGAACTACCGATCCACTCAGGCTATTCTGGACGCTGCCGCCGGCCTGATGGGTAAAGGGGAGGCGCTAAAAGGCCACCGCGGGCGGGGCGAACCCTTATTCGTGGCCTCCTGCCGCACTTCCGAGGAGGAGGCTGAGATGATCGTGGAACAGATTGAACGGCTTCTCGGTGGGACCACTTATTTCTCCCTGGACAGCGGTCGGGTGGAGTCCTTCGAGGAGGGGGAGAACCTCGGTTTCGGGGATATCGCGATCCTGTTCCGCCTGAACAGCCAAGGGGACGCCCTGGAGGAGGCCCTTGGAAGAGCAGGTATTCCCTTTGTGCGGTCTGGAGAAAGGCCCGTTATCGAGCGATATCCTGCAAGTCTCCTTTGGCGTTTCCTCCGGGCCCGGCTGTATCCCGATATCCCCTATTACCGTTCCGCGTACCTGGAACTGGCCGAGGAGAAAGGGAAGGAGGGCGAAAGAATCCTCCAGCTCCCGGTGCCCTCCGGATCCTTGCAAGAGATCATTGACCAGGCCCTGGCCCTTCATGAACTCAAGGACCTGTCCGAGGAAGAGGAATCCGTTCTCCGGAGATTCATGGAAGGGGCGGCTGATTTCAACGGGGAACCTTCCGCCTTTCTGGATCTTCTTTCATTGGAACGAGGCATCGACCATTCGATCCTTGCCGGGGACCGAACAGCCCTCATGTCCCTCCATGCAGCCAAGGGATTGGAATGGCCCGTGGTCTTTATCACGGGTTGTGAGAAAGACTTGATTCCTTGTTCTCTTTTCGGCACGAGGGACGAGGATGAGGAAAAGCGCCTCTTTTACGTCGGCATGACCCGGGCGCGGAATCGCTTGATTCTTTCCCATTCCGCCCGCCGGAACCTCAACGGCCGGATCCTGAAGGGAGGCCCTTCCCCATTCCTGGATCTGCTCCCGGGGGCATGCTGCAGGCCCCTGGAAAGGCGGCCCTGGAAGCCGAAAAAATCCCATCAAAAGCAGCTTCAGCTATTTTAAGGTTCTACTTTACGCTTCCCTGCCCATACTTGCTCGTTCGTCCAGGAATGGGGGGATTTGGTCAGTTGGGAGGCATGATGAAAGGAGGACACGTTTCCCCCGGGCCCGGCTGGAAAGCAGGATAATGGATGCCGGCCATCCGGGTGGTGATTTTGAAGTCCTCTTCAAGGGATTTTTTCAAGGCGACCATCTTTCGATCCAGGAGTCCCTGGACCCGTTCAAAAAGGCGCTTGGCAAGAAAGGAGGGCAGTTCCCTCAGGATATCGATACGGGAGCGATTGAGATGAATGAGATACAGGCCTCCTGTTTCTTTTTTCCGGGAGTCCTTCAGAATAAAGGTAAGTCCCAGGGCCACCTCGAAATAGTGGGTGGCATAGATCTGTTTCGATGCCACGATCATACCCCTGCTGGGGTTTGGGGGAGAAAATCGGGCCAGGTGATGAATGCTGAAGACCGGCCGGAGGCTTCGTCTGTCGAAGGACTCGAATGTCCAGTAAAGGAGGTCCTCGATGTCGCGCGAACCGCGCCGGGGAAATTCTTTAAGGTGGGTCTGAAGCTCCGGGGCAAGGTCCCTGAGCAAGGAGGAACAGCGGATCATGTCTTCCATCTCGTCCTTTGCCCGGATGAGAGTCCTTTTATCGCAGTACTCGATCAGGGCCCCGTCTCCGCGGGTCAGGTATTTTCGGACGTAGGCCACCATGGCCTCCCGGATGATTCGGTTCCCCCGCT
This window contains:
- a CDS encoding UvrD-helicase domain-containing protein — translated: MPYIADFHIHSHYSRATARNLVPREIAFWARRKGITVVGTGDMTHSAWLVELRRDLEEAEQGLYRLKPDLEEEVQRSLPAACRGPVRFLLSGEISCIYKRGGRIRKVHNLVLLPDFDAAARLNGRLSRIGNLNSDGRPILGIDSRDLLEIVLEVDDRAFFIPAHIWTPWFSLFGSKSGFDAVEECFDDLTPHIHALETGLSSDPPMNRLLSTLDGYLLVSNSDAHSPSKLGREANLFDTPLGYDSMLEAMVTREGFLGTVEFFPEEGKYHYDGHRKCGISFHPRETRSWNGLCPECGKPVTLGVLHRIDELADRTSPRLTEPFYSLIPLPEILSEILGAGPATKKVLGAYEDLLAALGPELAILMDRSLSDIERAGGALLAEAVGRMRENRVIRQEGFDGQYGTIRLFREREIEEWRGQLALFAVPEVHSPKKERAPQPPKDHRPVTLEDPASERARSHSDPLLGPLNPAQREAVTHRGSHLLIVAGPGTGKTMTLTHRIAYLIREGVARPEQVLALTFTNKAAREMGERIESLLPEASSRGVFIATFHRFCLEVLRAEGGRTGLPEDFSLCPERDTLGLVREVVSSLGKGSRAARSLLKALPGLKRATLSDPPHDIPMELAVPFRRYQERLRKLGMLDLDDLEIETLRLFHRCPEVAETYARRFPWIFVDEYQDTNPTQVEILKTLIGTCAYLRERESETSERVPSLCAIGDPDQAIYGFRGADVRNFHAFEKDFGGARKVILPENYRSTQAILDAAAGLMGKGEALKGHRGRGEPLFVASCRTSEEEAEMIVEQIERLLGGTTYFSLDSGRVESFEEGENLGFGDIAILFRLNSQGDALEEALGRAGIPFVRSGERPVIERYPASLLWRFLRARLYPDIPYYRSAYLELAEEKGKEGERILQLPVPSGSLQEIIDQALALHELKDLSEEEESVLRRFMEGAADFNGEPSAFLDLLSLERGIDHSILAGDRTALMSLHAAKGLEWPVVFITGCEKDLIPCSLFGTRDEDEEKRLFYVGMTRARNRLILSHSARRNLNGRILKGGPSPFLDLLPGACCRPLERRPWKPKKSHQKQLQLF